A portion of the Oncorhynchus clarkii lewisi isolate Uvic-CL-2024 chromosome 27, UVic_Ocla_1.0, whole genome shotgun sequence genome contains these proteins:
- the LOC139386220 gene encoding AP-2 complex subunit mu-B, translating into MIGGLFIYNHKGEVLISRVYRDDIGRNAVDAFRVNVIHARQQVRSPVTNIARTSFFHVKRSNIWLAAVTKQNVNAAMVFEFLYKMCDVMTAYFGKISEENIKNNFVLIYELLDEILDFGYPQNSETGALKTFITQTGIKSQHHSKEEQSQITSQVTGQIGWRREGIKYRRNELFLDVLESVNLLMSPQGQVLSAHVSGRVVMKSYLSGMPECKFGMNDKIVIDKQGKGGTTEEAAGKSGGGGGKQSIAIDDCTFHQCVRLSKFDAERSISFIPPDGECELMRYRTTKDIILPFRVIPLVREVGRTKLEVKVVIKSNFKPSLLAQKIEVRIPTPLNTSGVQVICMKGKAKYKASENAIVWKIKRMAGMKESQISAEIELLPTNDKKKWARPPISMNFEVPFAPSGLKVRYLKVFEPKLNYSDHDVIKWVRYIGRSGIYETRC; encoded by the exons ATGATTGGAGGATTGTTCATCTACAACCACAAGGGGGAGGTGCTGATCTCCCGCGTCTACCGTGATGACATAGG GCGCAATGCGGTGGATGCGTTCCGCGTGAACGTGATCCATGCGCGGCAGCAGGTGCGCTCGCCGGTCACCAACATCGCCCGCACCAGCTTCTTCCACGTCAAGCGCTCCAACATCTGGCTGGCGGCGGTCACCAAGCAGAATGTCAACGCCGCCATGGTGTTCGAGTTCCTCTACAAG ATGTGCGACGTCATGACGGCCTACTTCGGCAAGATCAGCGAGGAGAACATAAAGAACAACTTTGTGCTGATCTACGAGCTGCTGGACG AGATCCTGGACTTTGGCTACCCCCAGAACTCGGAGACTGGCGCACTGAAGACCTTCATCACTCAAACAGGCATCAAGAGCCAG CACCAT TCCAAGGAGGAGCAGTCTCAGATCACCAGTCAGGTGACTGGGCAGATCGGCTGGCGTCGCGAGGGCATCAAGTACCGTCGCAACGAGCTCTTCCTGGATGTGCTGGAGAGCGTCAACCTGCTGATGTCCCCACAAG GCCAGGTGCTGAGCGCCCACGTCTCGGGCCGCGTGGTGATGAAGAGCTACCTGAGCGGCATGCCGGAGTGCAAATTTGGAATGAACGACAAGATCGTCATCGACAAACAGGGCAAAGGGGGCACCACCGAGGAGGCGGCGGGCAAGAG TGGCGGTGGTGGCGGTAAGCAATCCATAGCCATTGACGACTGTACATTCCACCAGTGTGTGCGTCTCAGCAAGTTTGACGCTGAGCGCAGCATCAGCTTCATTCCTCCGGACGGAGAATGTGAACTCATGAG GTACCGCACCACCAAGGACATCATCCTACCCTTCCGTGTCATCCCCCTTGTCAGGGAGGTGGGCCGCACCAAGCTTGAAGTCAAGGTGGTCATTAAGTCCAACTTCAAGCCCTCGCTTCTGGCTCAGAAGATTGAG GTGCGCATCCCCACCCCTCTCAACACCAGCGGGGTCCAGGTGATCTGCATGAAGGGCAAGGCCAAGTACAAGGCCAGCGAGAACGCCATCGTCTGGAA GATCAAACGTATGGCAGGGATGAAGGAGTCTCAAATCAGTGCTGAGATCGAGCTGCTGCCCACCAACGACAAGAAGAAGTGGGCGCGCCCTCCCATCTCTATGAACTTTGAG GTGCCATTTGCTCCGTCCGGACTCAAGGTGCGCTACCTGAAGGTGTTCGAGCCCAAGCTGAACTACAGTGACCACGACGTCATCAAATGGGTGCGCTATATCGGCCGCAGCGGCATTTACGAGACACGCTGCTAA